In the genome of Diabrotica undecimpunctata isolate CICGRU chromosome 2, icDiaUnde3, whole genome shotgun sequence, the window actccagttgatagaattaaattaataaggttagtgaaaggtgttaaaactatttggtaagtttcttttaaaattttgctattaatttcgtaaACGTCCCTaaaattagaattactaagagactttattatttgagcgACCTGTTCTTCCACAACGGACGAGAAAAAAAgaacttgctcggagaaggataatttctataattaaagAGGACATCGATATTAATAGTGGGAGGAGATGAAATTATATTCTCGGAAATTGTagtaaaaattgatttatttcgtctggaggtagattaggttgtaccgaactggatcttatattgtttctttcaaaatttactattctacagcagtctctaggtttatttttggaattaatattcaaagataatattcaaatttttgttgtttatatgctgtaacctcggaaaccttttttggatggtgctagaaaggtcacaaATGAAGACACTGccgacggcagccagatggttggtggagagcgagtcgtgggttcgaaactagcttttggaaccgggaatgggtccaacggacgaaataagtaaatgtAGAACAGGGTAAGAGATaggaaagatatagaaataaacaaaaagatagacgagtaaaattaccaaaaataagatAAGATATAAACAGGGtcccacttaactttttgggttgaaggagaaaattaagaaaccttaggaGAGAAAAGaggtaaggaaagatatttaggttctgagaccaagtCCAAGGAAAcatatcaacagttaattattaaataaatttggtcaacacactatataaacaaataataaatatattaggtggactctgtccacctacttacctacgaaaattaatcagcctgatctttcttctggtcgaaggtataataattatttaatataataaacaaacattcagagatattgttatatcaggaaacttattactagtcgagaaataaaatttattgataaaacaaaacaaaatgtattcAACACCACTATGATGTAGGCAGCTAAATGTACACACATgtaaaaaaatgcaccatcaattattaaatggtggtatacatataacaatacacagtattataattaggaaatacctttacaaatacaataatataattcaatcttgcacagtttaaattatcagcgaagagagcctgaaAGTATTTAATAGTATTCAACTAAAGCTGATATaaatctctctttgctgtttatgggCTCATCTCGAAGTAACGGGttcaaaatgtataacaattatagcaaataacaaaatgattaaatttaaattctaaagaatacaaaaaggtttcaagaattctgtattataaaaattaagcCAACCCGCACTTGGTTTAATATAATTATCTGTATCGCACTATGGTTTAATGATTAACtgagaattaaaattaaatgttcgtaatttagAAGTTCTTAATAGCTGATTAAAAGTtcgtataaaattattaaatattcctTGATTGAATGCTAACTcagtagttaaccttaactacaggagaagaaatagtCGACGGAGATTCGCCCAGATAGTTGAAGATAATATGATTAAGACAACTTACGATAAACATTGATGACTGCTACAATCTTCTTTGAAACTAttataatactttacttgtattaaacactgaagttaattaatttaaagGTAGTTTATGccaatctttaatctaatatggtattagattatTAAACTGAAAcatttaagtgtatacacacttaaagaaaaaaatcacAGACACGGCAAGATAACACAGAGACGGTAATATAGGAAGCGTCCTTACTCAAAGATCGTCCTGCCAGAAGTAAAGTTCCTctctcaaaatttcacaagcttcCCCAAAAAATAAGGTGTGATatcccccacttaaaaatgacaggccaGCCTGTACCAATTTCTAAGAAGATAAAGGTTCGAACGAATATCGAAAATAACGGGAACCTTCTAGTTAGGACGTGATGAAAGATATAGCCGATTGAGCACCAACGAATATTCCTAAACATTCAAAAAACTAATTTTGTAAAATTGTATTCTTTAGGTACCTAATTATATTAGAGATAAGCAACATTTTATAGAATACAAAATTGAAGGTTTTACTTTTCTATATGTGGCTCTATATGTAGTTttcaatttattataaaaaagtagaaatttttttaaaatacaaaaatcccCCTCTTACTTCAAATTCAACTTTTCtcaaaactaagcattttaaatcaGCCAAAATTCTAAATGATATTATAAATACATTAAtcaattaagatttttttaagcaCTACaaaaaaggttctatgagttttttacaaaaaatgcaTTGGTTACTTCATATTTCACGTTGAAACTTTAAATTTTAGCGTTTGTCGAAGAAGAACCAACTTTAAACAACTTTCAATAAGCTATTTCTTCGTTTCTACTGGGGCTACAGACACCATAAAACCaccattataattatttttttataagctatattttttataatttttttgttgataAAATACATACGTTTTGAGTATTTCGCAAAAAAACCGttttaaaaagtgtttttttttaagaaattgatATTTTCACTTGCATATAAATCGAAATGCTATCGGAGCAAATCAGCAAtataaccggagtggatcattaccaataATCaggataatcaatcagggatctgaaattttaccggacgtaacacccaatgaagttcgaaggtcagtgcaagaaatgaaaaacaataagtaccccggaggcgatgaaatagtgacagatgccttgaaagtggctgcaaaaagattatggcaggtccttgccaaactattcactagatgtttgcaggaagcaataacaccaacccagtggtataacgcagaaattatcatacttcataaaaaaggggatgctaccgacctcaggaattacaagcccataagtctactttcacatatttataaactatttacaaaaataattacgaaacgactagaaaataaattggaattttatcagcccatagaacaggcgggttttagaaaaggatatggaacaaacgatcacctactggtaataaaaaatcttatagaaaaatgcactgaatataataaaccactagctttaatatttgtcgactatgaaaaggcatttgacaccgtaaatcaacaaaaaatgttggaagccttgacagaatgccgaattgactatcggtacataaatataattaaacacatataccaaaacgcaacagccagtgttagagtgggtgatcgtcaaacccagaaattcccgatacaacgtggagtacgccagggggacaccatatcgccgaaactgttcactacgcttttggaatatatatgtaaaagggcaaaactgaccgacaagggcataaacataaacggagaaaagcttagccatctaaggtttgcagatgatattgtactaatagctgataggatagatgaggccaaagaacttttaaatcagctctaacTTTTCTCGCTaaaagggggattgaaaataaatatatctaaaacccagatgatgacaaatcttgtagtcagcgaagatatatgcgtaggaacaagatccatagaccaggtaatggcctataaatacctaggtcatgagattcacataggaaaagataaccaaaccgttgagcttctccgtcgtataagactgacttgggcagccttcggcaagctgaaccatattttcaaatcgtctgatataccaatataccttaaaagaaaaacgtttaatgagtgtgttttgccagtgttaacttacggtgcggaaacgttgaccgtgacaaggagaacagttgaAGAGGGCTGTCGATGTTTCTAGCTTAACGGTACTGGCATATAAAACAGGAGCTTTCATGGAAGGGAACAgttagttaatatctgaagacccgcgcccgcgattttaattgtagcgttcgtataaaataaattatgtattattagtggttaataaacttatataaattatcgtgctttttaataaattaaaataagaacaatataataaattaataaagacattataaattaaataaagacatagcagttaaataaattcacaacagtagcaacactaaaatggaactgggcaggtcacgtggctcgaatgacagataatagatggacaaaacggatactggaatggagaccaagagacgatgcctaccgaagcagaggtcgtccaccaacacgttggactgacgatctaaaacgttgtcataggaattggatgcaagaggcacaagatcgaaatagatggaaaattatgagggagatctatgtccagcagtggataagcgaagattgaatgatgatgatgacgatgatgataaATCGAAAAGTATTATAAAAGTATCGGAAAAAAATATATAGCACAAAAGGTGCTTAAAATTGGTTAATATATTATTCCcatgttatttttaataaaaaaaatttaaccccGAGAAGGGGTGACATCACAGGTGATCAATCAATGAATCATCTTCTTTATTAGATCTTAATGTGAAGCTAGTTGTAGTTAACATAAATCAGAGGAAGTAAAAATATAACTTGGTTCACAGGGTACCTAAATAAAATTCACGGAAACCCGGAAGTTCAATGACAAATTTATTAAAGGTAAATATATTGTCACAATTCACTTATTATAATAAAGTGTCATTTATTCATGTGTCATTTGATTTATTCGTTCAGAAACTGTGATTCATGATGACTCATATGTGCTGCCTTCTGATTTTTTTGGTATTCTCGAGCAAGGTAAATAATACCATCTATTTTTTTAGTTATAATCTCCGCTATGAAGAAAATGTATTACGAAACCTTTAACGCATTAGAATGTGTTTTCTTCCATGGTGGTAGATTTTTTGACTTTTATATTTTCCAACTATTTAGaataatagtcggagagatagagccgaaattttgaactgatcagtaatatgacatttctctattggaatatattcattgtaactgggttaagactttgccttacgcccctcgtggtacagggggtggctatacagggatgaagttttcatttttttcagaaaaattaacgatcgataatatggctaaaaatttgcccagagtaagatcttggtataactagacgaaatcccaaagggcggacgcgagagtggatacataaggggtggcggacaggggtgaagttgcaattttttggggaaaaattaacgataagtaatatgtccgccattttcgtGGCTCATTATTTAGGCCCTAAAAAccctaaatccaaaagggcggacagctgggttggtacagagagccataaaacggggtcaaatgtaccacttgcctgcgcattttaggtctcggtaacaattttcaaactgattttattatgatatttttataccgattcatttgaaaatttgtatgcttacttctgttactattctgaaaagcgtcaagtagagttttcctcaaaattttccaaaagaatttccgtaaatgaaaatttgcgtaattttttgaggtaaaatctaatttgtagtaatgtagtaaatgtaattagggaagccaACACAGCATGGGGATACAGGTGAAGAGAATGATAATCATGAACCTGATACCATTCCATCTCTTTTACTGTTATCTTTTAGTTTCATCTTAGAAATACGTATACTGTGTTTAGTTATGGATCAGAATAAATGGTTTCTTAAGGTATGCTCTATGCTACACTTTTTAAAGTATTCTGCAATTGATGAAAATTATGgattatattaagataaaatTGTTTGCTTTTAGGTTGACGATTCCTTAGCTCAAATGTTGGGAATGGACCCTTATGGATCAGATAGCACTGCTCAAATCAACTATCAATTTAGTAATCCCACTAACGAATTCAGCTATAATGGTAATTCCTACGCAGGTGTTGCAGCTGTCAGTGTGCCCACATGGCAGGGTGGTGAAGTGAGCTCGTTTAAAATGTTAGGAATGGATCCCAATGATCTCGGAGGTGTAGGTACTGTAAACGTAATGCCCACTGTAGTAAATAATATGTTAGGAATGGTTCCAAATGATGGAGGAAATGTAGCGTATGCAGTAGCAGCTCCAGCACCCATACTAGCCCCAACAGACAACTACGTGGGCACCGTAAACAGCTTTAGAATGTTGGGTGCAGACAACAGTGGTTCAAGTAATGTTGACATAGTTTCTAATAGTGGATCCTTTGTCCAAAGTTACGGCGCAAGTATTCCTGTAACGAATTATGCTTCCACAATAGGAGGGGGTACATGGGAAGGAATACTGGGAAATAATGAAATAGTGCCTTTATAAGAAATCTTCTAAACTTATTCAATATGTGTTGTGTATATATTTGTCATCTACTAAATTATGATTGTTTCTGTAAATAAACTATTACTATCTTAAATGTGTATTATTTGGATAATATAGTAAATTATAATGATTTTTTAGAAATGTTCAGTTGGCTATTACTTGAAAGTTGCttataaagaagaaataaaacagtGTGTCTGTATTAGGTGCCTTTCTCTCCGTTTTCACATTTCATTGGTTTATAGAAAATTACATTACCGTGTTTTCTATCATTCTTGTGTGATCAActcattataatttagtttaattattttcTCTAGAATTCAGTAACTATAAATATTAGTCATACATTCTCAGTTGCTCTGCTACTTTTTATGTAATTTaacttaatattaatttttaaatctttAGCTTTATATTGATATATTGTAGCATTTTTTCTTCCACCCTGTATAAAGTTTAGACTTGTGTCTTGCAAATATTCGAAAGAGAAACACTTAAGAATTGCGTCTCAAAATCTTCGAATGAGAATAAACATAATCCAATGCCTCTGGAACGCTTGCGGTGACGTCCTCCGCGTTTGGGGGCATCATGCCCAACATCGGAGGGCACAAAACTAAGCGGAGCAGGGCCCTTCATTCTGTTGTGCAATCGATCGTCTTCTATGCTGCGCCTGTCTGGAGTAATGAAGTTTTAAAAAATGCGTACAGAAAGCAGCTCACTCGAGCAGATAGGAAGAGTCTATTGAGAGTGGCGTGTGCATACAAAACAGTCTCTGCCCAGGCGTTGGGAGTTATCACCGGGTATATTCCGATGCACGTGCTAGTGAAGGAAAGAGGAAGAATATAcgagagaagaaatgaagatatagcaacagaacgtttaaaaaaagaagaaagggagagGTCCATAATGGTGTGGCAAGAGGAATGGGACGGGATGAGAAGGGTGGCACAGTGGACTAAGTCGTCGAAACCTAATCTGAGATGGACGGATTGCGGGCACTGGCGTTTGGATTACTTTCTGACGCAGATGCTCACAGGACATGGTTGCTTTAGGGCATACCTTTATAGATTTGGAAAGgcaaaaaatgacaaatgcctgcACTGTGAAATTCACTGTGAAATTTATACTCACTGTCTCAAATACTCTATTGGTATGCGGTAGATGGATAAATGAGAGCAGCCTGCTTGAGAGAGAACTAGCAAGTAGGGTGCAATCAGCCACGGAACTGGTGGAGGAGATGGTTAGGTCGTCAGATCGGTAGAGAACAGTTCAGAGATATGTTAGGAGAACGCTGGAGAGAAAGGCACAAGAATAAAGGCGACCCAAGGGAGGCAGGGTGCCCAGGAGCAAGCAAGAAGATAAGGTAGAATGAGAAGGGACGAGATTAAACATGAAGAGGGAggaatgatcgccaacattcggaacggacaggcaccctaagaagaagaagggagGAACAGAGGTAGAGAAGAATTCAGTCGTAAGGAGAAAG includes:
- the LOC140433217 gene encoding uncharacterized protein; translation: MMTHMCCLLIFLVFSSKVDDSLAQMLGMDPYGSDSTAQINYQFSNPTNEFSYNGNSYAGVAAVSVPTWQGGEVSSFKMLGMDPNDLGGVGTVNVMPTVVNNMLGMVPNDGGNVAYAVAAPAPILAPTDNYVGTVNSFRMLGADNSGSSNVDIVSNSGSFVQSYGASIPVTNYASTIGGGTWEGILGNNEIVPL